The following proteins are encoded in a genomic region of [Eubacterium] hominis:
- a CDS encoding redoxin domain-containing protein, with protein MVNPNDILSNISLLLIFTEGLLSFFSPCVLPLLPVYMGYLAGHSSGSEPHPQRKVLLFTICFIFGIFIAIFLMNIGISVFSSFFSSHMLLFARIGGILIILLGIHQLGIIKFKTLEKTFKIGMKPKKTMNIFVAFAMGFTFSFAWTPCIGPALSSILILAGSSQNFLISNGLMLIYALGLTIPFLILGIFTNKALSWLSSHKKIMNYTVKIGAVILILMGIMMFTGKMNTITSYLSPSTTQKETVKTDKQTDTEEKKEPEKKDEEPGNTEVPPLDYVLKDQNGNQISFKDYRGKVIFLNFWATWCPPCQAEMPHIQALYEKYKDSKDVVVLTIVYPPGEKNGEQSVYDFLKENDYTMPVLFDSDGAISSAFGISSYPTTIMVKRDGIPYGIAKGQLTSDIMQQIIDKTLAIK; from the coding sequence ATGGTTAATCCTAATGACATACTAAGCAATATTAGCTTACTTCTTATATTTACAGAAGGATTATTATCCTTCTTTTCGCCTTGTGTACTACCACTGTTACCTGTGTATATGGGTTATCTGGCTGGACATAGCAGTGGAAGTGAACCACATCCCCAAAGAAAAGTATTACTGTTTACCATCTGTTTTATATTCGGTATCTTCATAGCTATTTTCTTGATGAATATTGGAATCAGTGTCTTTAGCAGTTTCTTTTCTTCACATATGCTATTATTCGCAAGAATTGGTGGTATCTTAATTATTCTTTTAGGTATCCATCAATTAGGCATCATTAAATTTAAGACGCTAGAAAAAACGTTTAAAATAGGTATGAAGCCAAAGAAAACGATGAATATCTTTGTGGCATTTGCCATGGGATTTACGTTTAGTTTCGCATGGACACCTTGTATTGGTCCTGCCTTATCCAGCATTTTAATTCTGGCAGGTAGTTCTCAAAACTTCCTGATCAGTAATGGCTTAATGTTGATTTATGCTTTAGGTTTAACAATTCCATTTCTGATTCTTGGTATTTTTACCAATAAGGCATTATCATGGCTTTCCTCTCATAAAAAGATTATGAACTATACAGTAAAAATTGGCGCAGTCATTTTGATATTGATGGGAATCATGATGTTTACAGGTAAAATGAATACCATCACCAGCTATCTATCTCCATCCACAACACAAAAAGAAACTGTGAAAACGGATAAACAGACAGATACAGAAGAGAAAAAAGAACCAGAGAAAAAAGATGAAGAACCTGGTAATACAGAAGTACCACCTCTTGATTATGTATTAAAGGATCAAAATGGCAACCAGATATCATTCAAGGATTATCGTGGCAAAGTGATTTTCCTGAATTTCTGGGCAACCTGGTGTCCACCATGTCAGGCAGAAATGCCACACATTCAGGCTTTATATGAAAAGTATAAAGATAGTAAAGATGTTGTAGTATTGACCATTGTTTATCCACCTGGTGAGAAAAATGGTGAACAAAGTGTATATGATTTCTTAAAAGAAAATGATTATACAATGCCTGTATTATTTGACTCTGATGGTGCTATAAGCAGTGCATTTGGCATTAGTTCCTATCCTACTACCATCATGGTGAAAAGAGATGGTATCCCATATGGTATCGCAAAAGGGCAATTAACAAGTGATATTATGCAACAGATTATAGATAAAACCTTGGCAATTAAATAA
- the trxA gene encoding thioredoxin produces the protein MSNVLHPNEVEFNEIIKKNEVVFIDFYASWCGPCKMLAPEIEKLAEAYAGKVAVLKVDVDKEPNLAARFGVQSIPNLFLIKKGILVNSVLGYQPYPKLVNFIEGK, from the coding sequence ATGTCAAATGTATTACATCCAAATGAAGTTGAATTTAATGAAATTATAAAAAAGAATGAAGTCGTATTTATCGATTTCTATGCATCATGGTGCGGCCCTTGTAAGATGCTGGCACCTGAAATTGAAAAGCTGGCAGAAGCATATGCTGGAAAAGTGGCAGTTTTGAAAGTTGATGTAGATAAAGAACCAAACCTTGCTGCACGTTTTGGGGTACAATCCATCCCAAATCTGTTTCTTATCAAAAAAGGAATTCTTGTAAATTCAGTTTTAGGATACCAGCCATATCCTAAATTAGTGAACTTTATAGAAGGTAAGTAA